Proteins from a genomic interval of bacterium:
- the ligD gene encoding non-homologous end-joining DNA ligase — translation MKMTEGKLEIAGRTISVSNLDKVMYPETGFTKGEVIDYYIKISPALLPHLKNRPLTMKRYPDGIHGNFFYEKNAPSHTPNWIKTTYFGRNTGNEPNRHILVNDLPTLVWSSNMANLELHTVLSRAPKFTAPTMMVFDLDPGPPAGILESAEVAFLIKEVLDSLNLESFAKTSGSKGVQVYVPLNTPTDFETTRGFAEVIALMLANQHPDRIVSTMSKLVRTGRVFIDWSQNAEHKTTASVYSLRASREIPSISMPVNWKELSAAIKKADADQLYFEPAEALQRVKKMGDLFEPVLTIKQKIPRKFQAPKQKVVQSKVARASRLRNSAGRRSALQGDRSLKAYEAKRDFTKTKEPAPGKGKVKRGKKEPMFVIQKHAARRLHYDFRLEMDGVLRSWAVPNGLPTELNDKRLAVHVEDHPMNYAKFEGIIPSGNYGAGTVMVWDIGTYTTMEQDPIKAYYEGKLHVYLHGEKLKGEWVLVKTKMREGDKDHWLLLKKGERLKPIGVKKDDQSVLTGRSMKKIASDNDAQWISNRPAS, via the coding sequence ATGAAGATGACAGAAGGAAAGTTAGAAATTGCCGGGCGCACGATTTCTGTATCGAACTTAGACAAAGTAATGTATCCCGAAACGGGATTCACTAAGGGAGAAGTGATCGACTATTACATCAAGATTTCTCCCGCCCTTCTTCCGCATTTGAAGAACCGGCCATTAACGATGAAGCGATATCCGGATGGAATACACGGGAATTTTTTTTACGAAAAAAATGCTCCGTCGCATACACCAAACTGGATCAAAACAACCTACTTTGGCCGCAACACGGGTAATGAACCGAATCGCCATATTCTCGTGAATGATTTGCCCACTCTGGTCTGGTCATCGAACATGGCGAATCTGGAACTGCATACTGTGCTTTCGAGAGCGCCAAAATTTACAGCGCCCACCATGATGGTTTTCGATCTGGATCCGGGACCACCCGCCGGCATTCTGGAATCTGCGGAGGTTGCATTCCTGATCAAGGAAGTGTTGGATTCGCTCAACCTGGAAAGTTTCGCAAAGACTTCCGGCTCGAAAGGCGTTCAAGTTTACGTGCCTTTGAATACACCAACCGATTTTGAAACCACGCGGGGGTTTGCGGAAGTGATAGCTCTGATGCTGGCCAATCAGCATCCGGATCGAATCGTTTCCACAATGTCGAAACTGGTCCGGACCGGGAGAGTTTTTATTGATTGGAGTCAAAACGCAGAGCATAAAACGACAGCCTCTGTTTATTCACTGCGAGCAAGCCGTGAAATTCCGAGTATTTCTATGCCGGTCAACTGGAAAGAACTGAGCGCCGCTATAAAGAAAGCGGATGCGGACCAACTCTATTTTGAACCGGCTGAGGCGCTTCAACGCGTAAAAAAAATGGGAGATCTTTTTGAACCGGTACTGACAATAAAACAGAAGATCCCGCGAAAGTTTCAGGCCCCGAAACAAAAAGTCGTTCAAAGCAAAGTAGCGCGGGCGTCCCGCCTGCGAAACAGCGCCGGCCGGAGGTCCGCGCTACAGGGGGATCGGAGCTTGAAAGCTTACGAAGCAAAAAGAGATTTCACAAAGACAAAAGAGCCTGCTCCAGGGAAAGGCAAAGTGAAAAGAGGGAAGAAGGAGCCGATGTTTGTGATTCAAAAGCATGCTGCCCGCCGCCTCCATTACGACTTCCGGCTGGAAATGGATGGCGTTTTGCGGTCCTGGGCCGTGCCTAACGGTCTTCCAACGGAGCTGAATGATAAAAGGTTGGCCGTTCACGTTGAGGATCATCCGATGAATTACGCAAAATTCGAAGGGATCATTCCCTCAGGCAACTACGGCGCGGGAACGGTGATGGTTTGGGACATCGGAACCTACACAACGATGGAACAGGACCCCATCAAAGCCTATTACGAAGGGAAGTTACACGTTTATCTGCACGGTGAAAAACTGAAAGGGGAGTGGGTTCTCGTAAAAACGAAGATGAGAGAAGGTGACAAAGATCACTGGTTGTTGCTGAAGAAAGGGGAGCGTTTAAAACCGATTGGAGTAAAAAAGGATGATCAATCCGTTCTGACCGGAAGATCCATGAAAAAGATCGCTTCCGATAACGATGCTCAGTGGATCAGTAATCGTCCCGCTTCCTAA
- a CDS encoding AI-2E family transporter, translated as MESGRNLPIYIIAFTAFSVLCYFGATVMVTIVLAILVAYLLDPVANLLRRIHIPRSIAIFFSMFVATVLLAAIVILFIDRAQAFSDNLPRYRSKIQRVTGNISKRLLALEKKSEDFSKVIFPRTSRTEPKPMLVEQYSGWGDYFRIGFSGYLVQISFFPFLVYFLLIEKDSIRLFVTDLIRGRSISLTDSMVESTASRIVSEVNNRIRGFVVGYLVSTIVLFAFAWLIFLAFQVEEALIWAFVFALMNILPFLGAIFSVIPPLIIAILQFTSIQKTLLLVGICLGFHLVYANWLIPRTTGRRTALSPLVVLIAMMYWGFLWGAIGIFLAIPLTASLRSIWNQYRNLPLLDQRKKAKPA; from the coding sequence ATGGAAAGCGGCCGCAACCTGCCGATCTATATCATCGCTTTTACTGCCTTTAGCGTGCTTTGTTATTTTGGCGCAACGGTGATGGTCACGATCGTGCTGGCAATTCTCGTTGCCTATTTGCTGGATCCTGTTGCGAATTTATTGCGACGAATACACATTCCGCGAAGTATTGCAATCTTCTTTTCCATGTTTGTTGCCACAGTCCTTCTGGCTGCGATCGTGATTCTTTTTATCGATCGGGCGCAGGCATTTTCCGATAACCTTCCACGCTACCGGTCCAAAATTCAGCGGGTCACAGGAAACATCAGCAAAAGACTTCTGGCTCTGGAAAAAAAGTCGGAGGACTTCAGCAAGGTGATTTTTCCAAGAACCAGCAGAACCGAACCGAAACCGATGCTGGTGGAGCAATACTCCGGCTGGGGTGACTATTTTCGGATCGGTTTCAGCGGTTATCTGGTTCAAATCAGTTTTTTTCCCTTTCTTGTTTATTTTTTGCTGATAGAAAAAGATTCCATCAGGCTTTTTGTCACCGATCTCATCCGGGGCCGTTCCATAAGTTTGACGGACAGTATGGTCGAATCGACGGCCTCGCGAATTGTCAGTGAAGTGAATAACAGAATTCGTGGATTCGTAGTTGGTTATCTGGTCAGCACCATTGTACTTTTCGCTTTCGCCTGGCTGATCTTTCTGGCCTTTCAAGTGGAAGAAGCTCTCATCTGGGCGTTCGTGTTTGCGTTGATGAATATTCTTCCCTTTTTAGGAGCCATTTTTTCTGTGATTCCTCCGCTGATCATTGCAATTTTGCAATTCACTTCGATTCAGAAGACTTTGTTACTGGTCGGCATCTGCCTGGGATTTCATCTCGTTTATGCAAACTGGCTGATACCGCGAACGACCGGACGAAGGACAGCGCTTTCTCCGCTTGTTGTTTTAATCGCCATGATGTACTGGGGATTCTTATGGGGCGCAATCGGAATTTTTCTGGCAATTCCCCTGACCGCTTCTCTGCGCTCCATCTGGAATCAGTACCGCAACCTTCCGTTGCTCGATCAGCGAAAGAAAGCGAAACCTGCTTAG